One window of the Streptomyces asoensis genome contains the following:
- a CDS encoding carbohydrate-binding module family 20 domain-containing protein, translated as MTIRDHPPGVLRRTAGAAAAAALALAGTIALPAGAAHADATTSGDVIANLWEYNWNSVASECTAVLGPGGYGAVWVAPPAESLKQSSSYWWDVYQPYSSSLNGRFGTAAQFASMVTACHDAGLKVYTDAVVNHTAAQTGVGYNGTTITNKYDTPDWDPDDYHTSAECNDSDLIIDDWSNLSEIQNCELLGLPDLETEDDDVRSGIAAYLNKQIALGVDGFRIDAAKHIPVADLNAIRAKLDDTASGVDPYVFQEVYPGSTPAASDYYSSGDVLDFTYASKLKSAFQGNVSDLASLESSGILPAANSVSFVTNHDTERNGLHMSYKDGDTYRLANVFELAYKWATPTIYSGFEWSSSDQAPPNSNGFVTDTNCSSGWYCLQRDTAIAGMVKWHNAVGSAAVTNWSTKSSNVIGFARGTGGYLALNNGSSAATHTFATGMADGTYANVVDNGATTVTVSGGNATLTVPAKSAIAFHDGAFTPCTTCEPDDGGSTSTVSATFNAYASTTSGTSVHVVGSIAALGGWDTSKAVQLSSAGYPIWSGAVSVPINTSFEYKYVKKDAAGNVTWESTANRSATGTTSALTLDSSWNVANASATDVTFNVNATTSLGTDVYVVGSIASLGSWSTADAVPLSSASYPTWSRKVIVPRSTAFEYKFLKKDGSGNVTWESGTNRSYTTGSSSGYSTSDTWK; from the coding sequence ATGACCATCAGAGACCACCCCCCGGGTGTCCTACGGCGCACCGCCGGTGCCGCGGCCGCCGCCGCACTGGCCCTGGCCGGAACGATCGCCCTGCCCGCCGGCGCCGCCCACGCGGACGCCACGACCTCCGGCGATGTGATCGCCAACCTGTGGGAGTACAACTGGAACTCGGTCGCGTCCGAGTGCACGGCCGTGCTCGGCCCGGGCGGCTACGGCGCGGTGTGGGTCGCCCCGCCCGCCGAGTCCCTGAAGCAGTCCAGCTCCTACTGGTGGGACGTCTACCAGCCGTACTCCTCCAGCCTGAACGGCCGCTTCGGGACGGCGGCCCAGTTCGCGTCGATGGTCACGGCCTGCCACGACGCAGGACTCAAGGTCTACACGGACGCCGTGGTCAACCACACCGCCGCGCAGACCGGCGTCGGATACAACGGCACGACGATCACCAACAAGTACGACACGCCGGACTGGGACCCGGACGACTACCACACCTCGGCCGAGTGCAACGACTCCGACCTGATCATCGACGACTGGTCGAACCTGAGTGAGATCCAGAACTGCGAGCTGCTGGGTCTGCCCGACCTGGAGACCGAGGACGACGACGTCCGCTCGGGCATCGCCGCCTACCTGAACAAGCAGATCGCCCTGGGTGTCGACGGCTTCCGCATCGACGCCGCCAAGCACATCCCGGTCGCCGACCTCAACGCGATCCGGGCGAAGCTCGACGACACGGCCTCGGGCGTCGACCCGTACGTCTTCCAGGAGGTGTACCCGGGCTCGACCCCGGCGGCCTCCGACTACTACTCCTCGGGCGACGTCCTGGACTTCACCTACGCGAGCAAGTTGAAGTCGGCGTTCCAGGGGAACGTGAGCGACCTGGCCTCCCTGGAGAGCAGCGGCATCCTTCCGGCCGCGAACTCGGTGTCCTTCGTGACCAACCACGACACCGAGCGCAACGGCCTGCACATGAGCTACAAGGACGGCGACACCTACCGGCTCGCCAACGTCTTCGAGCTGGCCTACAAGTGGGCGACCCCGACGATCTACTCGGGCTTCGAGTGGTCCTCCTCCGACCAGGCCCCGCCGAACTCGAACGGCTTCGTCACGGACACGAACTGCTCCTCCGGCTGGTACTGCCTCCAGCGCGACACCGCGATCGCCGGCATGGTGAAGTGGCACAACGCGGTCGGCTCGGCGGCGGTCACCAACTGGTCCACGAAGTCGTCGAACGTGATCGGCTTCGCCCGCGGGACCGGCGGCTACCTCGCGCTCAACAACGGTTCCTCCGCCGCCACTCACACCTTCGCCACCGGCATGGCCGACGGCACGTACGCGAACGTCGTCGACAACGGCGCGACGACGGTGACGGTCTCGGGCGGCAACGCCACGCTCACCGTCCCGGCGAAGAGCGCGATCGCCTTCCACGACGGCGCGTTCACCCCGTGCACCACCTGCGAGCCCGACGACGGCGGATCGACGTCCACGGTGAGCGCGACCTTCAACGCGTACGCGTCGACGACGAGCGGCACGAGCGTCCACGTCGTCGGCTCGATCGCGGCGCTGGGCGGCTGGGACACCTCCAAGGCGGTCCAGCTGTCGTCCGCCGGCTACCCGATCTGGTCGGGGGCGGTGAGCGTGCCGATCAACACGTCCTTCGAGTACAAGTACGTCAAGAAGGACGCGGCCGGGAACGTGACCTGGGAGTCCACCGCCAACAGGTCTGCCACCGGCACGACTTCGGCGCTCACGCTCGACAGCTCCTGGAACGTGGCGAACGCGAGCGCCACCGACGTGACCTTCAACGTCAACGCGACGACGAGCCTGGGCACCGACGTCTACGTCGTCGGGTCCATCGCCTCCCTCGGCTCCTGGAGCACCGCCGACGCCGTCCCGCTGTCATCGGCGTCGTACCCCACCTGGAGCAGGAAGGTGATCGTCCCCAGGAGCACGGCCTTCGAGTACAAGTTCCTCAAGAAGGACGGCTCCGGGAACGTGACCTGGGAGTCCGGGACGAACCGCTCGTACACGACGGGCAG
- the pulA gene encoding pullulanase-type alpha-1,6-glucosidase encodes MIPRWPAPPTRRTAPPARRVAAVAVAALAAALVQPLAAHADSPPPPPSDAKLAAAPARHDDTREQFYFVMPDRFANGSSANDEGGLTGSRLTTGYDPTDKGFYQGGDLKGLTQRLDYIKGLGTTSIWMAPIFKNRPVQGTGSNASAGYHGYWITDFTQVDPHFGTNKDLETLISKAHAKGMKVFFDVITNHTADVVDYEEKSYDYLSKGAFPYLTKDGEPFDDADYADGATKFPAVDVGSFPRTPTVTAAQRTAKVPSWLNDPTMYHNRGDSTYAGESTTYGDFSGLDDLWTERPEVVSGMEKIYQRWVRDFRIDGFRIDTVKHVNMEFWTQWATALDAYAAKQGRDDFFMFGEVYSADTSITSPYVTQGRLDATLDFPFQEAARQYASQGGSAQKLASVFADDYKYTTDKANAYEQVTFLGNHDMGRIGYFLNQDNPKATDAELLAKDKLANELMFLSRGNPVVYYGDEQGFTGSGGDKDARQTMFASRTADYLDDDEIGTDRTHASDAYDTGAPLYRQIAALAKLRKANPALTDGVQTERYAADGAGVYAFSRNGTGKDTTEYIVAFNNAGTAQEATFETGSVNTAFRGIYGTEKTVATGADRKITVTVPAGSAVVLKATRELPAPAARPTVALHAPAAGATGTVELSADVAGGRLNRVVFAAQTGNGKWQTLGSADHAPYRVTQTVDADVPAGTALRYKAVVVDSAGRTASATAASVTGTPPAEETPTASSRDYAIVHYKRTDGDYADWGLYAWGDLADGEATTWPDSHPFVGRDAYGAFAYVKLKPGASSVGFLVIDQQGDKDVSADRTIDVTKTGEVWIEQGKEGVLTERPDYPAQDTAKAVLHYHRTDGDYTGWGLHTWTGAANPTEWSNPLKPTTTDAYGAVFEVPLTAGATSLSYILHKGDDKDLPTDQSLDLTSNGHEVWLLSGQEKYLLPQPAGSAAALDLTTSKAVWIDRNTVAWNGSEAAASTQLLYSAKGSIAVADGTLTGAAKWLRLTRTTLTDAQKAAFPHLKAYTAWSVDARDRDRVREALSGQVVASQRAVNGAVLAATGVQIAGVLDDLYTGATKARLGPTFHHGRPTLAVWAPTAQQVSLELDGSTVKMRRDDTTGVWSVTGPRSWKNKPYRYVVTVWAPGVGKVVTNKVTDPYSVALTTDSGRSLVVDLDDKALAPGGWSTLTKPKAVPLKDAQIQELHVRDFSVADTTVPAQDRGTYLAFTDRGSDGSKHLRELAAAGTSYVHLLPVFDIATIAEDKAAQSTPGCDLPSYPADSEKQQECVAATAAKDAYNWGYDPYHYTVPEGSYAGDPDGTARTVEFRRMVKSLNQEGLRVVMDVVYNHTAASGQAATSVLDRIVPGYYQRLLADGSVANSTCCANTATENAMMGKLVVDSIVTWAKEYKVDGFRFDLMGHHPKANILAVRKALDALTLAKDGVDGKKIILYGEGWNFGEVADDARFVQATQKNMAGTGIATFSDRARDAVRGGGPFDEDPGVQGFASGLYTDPNSSTNNGTSAEQKARLLHYQDLIKVGLSGNLASYGFTDTEGKEVTGAEVDYNGAPAGYADAPGDALAYVDAHDNESLFDALAYKLPGDTSAADRSRMQVLAMATAALSQGPALSQAGTDLLRSKSLDRNSYDSGDWFNAIHWNCAAGNGFGRGLPPAVDNASKWPYAKPLLTTVGVGCPQITSASSAYRDLLRIRTTEKAFSLGTAERVQSALSFPLSGKDETPGVITMELDDLVVVFNATPTARKQTVDALAGTGYRLHPVQAAGSDPTVRTASYVSESGTFAVPGRTVAVFSRTTP; translated from the coding sequence GTGATACCGAGATGGCCGGCGCCCCCGACGCGCCGCACCGCGCCACCTGCCCGACGGGTCGCGGCCGTCGCCGTGGCCGCGCTGGCCGCAGCCCTCGTGCAGCCCCTCGCGGCGCACGCGGACAGCCCGCCCCCACCGCCCTCCGACGCGAAGCTGGCCGCCGCCCCGGCCCGCCACGACGACACCCGTGAGCAGTTCTACTTCGTCATGCCGGACCGTTTCGCCAACGGCAGCTCCGCCAACGACGAGGGCGGACTGACCGGCTCACGCCTCACCACCGGCTACGACCCCACCGACAAGGGCTTCTACCAGGGTGGCGATCTCAAGGGTCTGACCCAGCGGCTCGACTACATCAAGGGCCTCGGCACGACCTCCATCTGGATGGCGCCGATCTTCAAGAACCGGCCCGTGCAGGGGACCGGCAGCAACGCCTCGGCGGGCTACCACGGCTACTGGATCACCGACTTCACCCAGGTCGACCCGCACTTCGGCACCAACAAGGACCTGGAGACCCTCATCTCCAAGGCGCACGCCAAGGGCATGAAGGTCTTCTTCGACGTCATCACCAACCACACCGCCGATGTCGTCGACTACGAGGAGAAGTCCTACGACTACCTCTCCAAGGGCGCGTTCCCGTACCTGACGAAGGACGGCGAGCCCTTCGACGACGCCGACTACGCGGACGGCGCCACGAAGTTCCCGGCCGTGGACGTCGGCTCCTTCCCACGCACCCCGACGGTCACCGCCGCGCAGCGGACCGCCAAGGTGCCGTCCTGGCTCAACGACCCGACGATGTACCACAACCGCGGCGACTCGACCTATGCCGGTGAGTCGACCACGTACGGAGACTTCTCCGGGCTCGACGACCTGTGGACCGAGCGCCCCGAGGTCGTCAGCGGGATGGAGAAGATCTACCAGCGCTGGGTGCGGGACTTCCGGATCGACGGCTTCCGGATCGACACCGTGAAGCACGTGAACATGGAGTTCTGGACCCAGTGGGCGACGGCCCTCGACGCCTACGCGGCCAAGCAGGGCCGGGACGACTTCTTCATGTTCGGCGAGGTGTACTCCGCCGACACGTCGATCACGTCCCCGTACGTCACCCAGGGCCGCCTCGACGCCACGCTCGACTTCCCCTTCCAGGAGGCGGCCCGCCAGTACGCCTCCCAGGGCGGCAGCGCGCAGAAGCTCGCCTCGGTCTTCGCCGACGACTACAAGTACACGACCGACAAGGCCAACGCCTACGAGCAGGTCACCTTCCTCGGCAACCACGACATGGGCCGCATCGGGTACTTCCTGAACCAGGACAACCCGAAGGCCACCGACGCCGAACTCCTCGCCAAGGACAAGCTCGCGAACGAGCTGATGTTCCTCAGCCGCGGCAACCCGGTCGTCTACTACGGCGACGAGCAGGGCTTCACCGGCTCCGGCGGCGACAAGGACGCCCGCCAGACCATGTTCGCCTCGCGCACCGCCGACTACCTCGACGACGACGAGATCGGCACCGACCGCACCCACGCGAGCGACGCCTACGACACCGGCGCCCCGCTGTACCGGCAGATCGCGGCGCTCGCGAAGCTCCGCAAAGCGAACCCCGCCCTCACCGACGGCGTCCAGACCGAGCGCTACGCGGCCGACGGCGCCGGCGTCTACGCCTTCTCCCGCAACGGCACCGGCAAGGACACGACCGAGTACATCGTCGCCTTCAACAACGCCGGCACGGCGCAGGAAGCGACCTTCGAAACCGGTTCCGTGAACACCGCGTTCCGCGGGATCTACGGCACCGAGAAGACGGTTGCCACCGGTGCCGACAGGAAAATCACCGTAACCGTTCCCGCCGGCTCGGCCGTCGTCCTCAAGGCCACCCGCGAACTGCCCGCCCCCGCCGCCAGGCCGACCGTCGCCCTGCACGCCCCCGCCGCCGGCGCCACCGGCACCGTCGAGCTGAGCGCCGACGTGGCGGGCGGCCGACTCAACCGGGTCGTCTTCGCCGCCCAGACCGGCAACGGCAAGTGGCAGACCCTCGGCTCCGCCGACCACGCCCCCTACCGGGTCACGCAGACCGTCGACGCGGACGTACCCGCGGGAACGGCCCTGCGCTACAAGGCGGTCGTCGTCGACTCGGCCGGGCGCACGGCGAGCGCCACCGCGGCCTCCGTCACCGGCACCCCGCCCGCCGAGGAGACCCCCACCGCCTCCTCCCGCGACTACGCGATCGTCCACTACAAGCGCACCGACGGCGACTACGCCGACTGGGGCCTGTACGCCTGGGGCGACCTGGCCGACGGTGAGGCGACCACCTGGCCGGACAGCCACCCCTTCGTCGGCCGGGACGCGTACGGGGCCTTCGCCTACGTCAAGCTGAAGCCGGGCGCCTCGTCCGTCGGGTTCCTGGTCATCGACCAGCAGGGCGACAAGGACGTCTCCGCCGACCGCACGATCGACGTCACGAAGACCGGCGAGGTCTGGATCGAGCAGGGCAAGGAGGGCGTCCTCACCGAGAGGCCCGACTACCCGGCCCAGGACACCGCCAAGGCCGTCCTGCACTACCACCGCACCGACGGCGACTACACCGGCTGGGGTCTGCACACCTGGACCGGCGCCGCGAACCCCACCGAGTGGTCGAACCCGCTGAAGCCGACCACGACCGACGCGTACGGCGCGGTCTTCGAGGTGCCGCTCACCGCCGGTGCCACCAGCCTCAGCTACATCCTCCACAAGGGCGACGACAAGGACCTCCCGACCGATCAGTCGCTGGACCTCACGAGCAACGGGCACGAGGTGTGGCTGCTGAGCGGGCAGGAGAAGTACCTGCTCCCGCAACCGGCCGGCTCCGCGGCGGCCCTCGACCTGACCACGTCCAAGGCGGTCTGGATCGACCGGAACACGGTCGCCTGGAACGGCTCCGAGGCCGCCGCCTCGACCCAGCTGCTGTACAGCGCGAAGGGCTCGATCGCGGTCGCCGACGGCACGCTCACCGGGGCCGCCAAGTGGCTGCGGCTGACGAGGACCACCCTCACCGACGCCCAGAAGGCCGCGTTCCCGCACCTCAAGGCCTACACCGCCTGGTCCGTGGACGCGCGTGACCGGGACCGGGTGCGCGAGGCGCTGAGCGGACAGGTCGTCGCCTCCCAACGGGCCGTGAACGGCGCGGTGCTGGCGGCGACGGGCGTACAGATCGCGGGCGTGCTCGACGACCTGTACACCGGTGCGACCAAGGCCCGTCTCGGGCCGACGTTCCACCACGGCCGCCCCACCCTGGCCGTCTGGGCCCCCACGGCACAGCAGGTCTCCCTGGAGCTCGACGGCTCCACCGTGAAGATGCGGCGCGACGACACCACCGGCGTCTGGTCCGTCACCGGCCCCAGGTCCTGGAAGAACAAGCCCTACCGGTACGTCGTGACGGTGTGGGCGCCCGGCGTCGGCAAGGTCGTCACCAACAAGGTCACCGACCCCTACTCGGTCGCCCTCACCACCGACTCCGGGCGCAGTCTCGTCGTCGACCTCGACGACAAGGCCCTCGCCCCCGGCGGCTGGTCCACGCTCACCAAGCCGAAGGCCGTCCCGCTGAAGGACGCCCAGATCCAGGAGCTGCACGTCCGGGACTTCTCCGTCGCGGACACGACCGTCCCCGCCCAGGACCGGGGCACCTACCTGGCCTTCACGGACCGGGGCAGCGACGGCTCGAAGCATCTGCGGGAGCTGGCGGCGGCGGGCACGTCGTACGTCCATCTGCTGCCCGTCTTCGACATCGCCACCATCGCCGAGGACAAGGCCGCACAGTCGACCCCCGGCTGCGACCTGCCTTCCTACCCGGCCGACTCCGAGAAGCAGCAGGAGTGCGTGGCCGCGACCGCCGCGAAGGACGCCTACAACTGGGGGTACGACCCGTACCACTACACGGTCCCCGAGGGCTCCTACGCGGGTGACCCGGACGGGACCGCCCGTACCGTCGAGTTCCGCCGGATGGTGAAGTCGCTGAACCAGGAGGGCCTCAGGGTCGTCATGGACGTGGTCTACAACCACACGGCGGCGAGCGGCCAGGCGGCGACCAGCGTCCTCGACCGGATCGTCCCCGGCTACTACCAGCGGCTGCTCGCCGACGGCTCGGTGGCGAACAGCACCTGCTGTGCGAACACCGCGACCGAGAACGCGATGATGGGCAAGCTGGTCGTCGACTCGATCGTCACCTGGGCCAAGGAGTACAAGGTCGACGGCTTCCGCTTCGACCTCATGGGGCACCACCCCAAGGCCAACATCCTGGCGGTGCGCAAGGCGCTGGACGCGCTGACCCTCGCCAAGGACGGCGTCGACGGCAAGAAGATCATCCTCTACGGCGAGGGCTGGAACTTCGGCGAGGTCGCCGACGACGCCCGCTTCGTCCAGGCCACCCAGAAGAACATGGCCGGCACGGGCATCGCGACCTTCTCCGACCGGGCGCGTGACGCCGTGCGCGGCGGCGGTCCCTTCGACGAGGACCCGGGCGTCCAGGGCTTCGCGTCCGGGCTCTACACCGACCCCAACTCGTCCACCAACAACGGCACTTCGGCCGAGCAGAAGGCCCGTCTGCTGCACTACCAGGACCTGATCAAGGTGGGGCTGAGCGGCAACCTCGCCTCGTACGGCTTCACGGACACCGAAGGCAAGGAGGTAACCGGCGCCGAGGTCGACTACAACGGCGCCCCGGCCGGCTACGCGGACGCGCCCGGCGACGCCCTCGCCTATGTCGACGCGCACGACAACGAGTCGCTGTTCGACGCGCTGGCGTACAAGCTGCCGGGGGACACCTCGGCGGCCGACCGCTCCCGTATGCAGGTCCTCGCCATGGCCACCGCCGCGCTCTCCCAGGGCCCGGCCCTGTCCCAGGCCGGCACCGACCTGCTGCGCTCCAAGTCCCTGGACCGCAACTCCTACGACAGCGGGGACTGGTTCAACGCGATCCACTGGAACTGCGCCGCCGGCAACGGCTTCGGCCGGGGACTGCCGCCGGCCGTCGACAACGCCTCCAAATGGCCTTACGCCAAGCCCCTGTTGACCACGGTCGGGGTCGGCTGCCCGCAGATCACCTCGGCCTCCTCCGCCTACCGGGATCTGCTGAGGATCCGTACCACCGAGAAGGCGTTCTCCCTCGGGACGGCCGAGCGGGTGCAGTCGGCGCTCTCCTTCCCGCTGTCCGGGAAGGACGAGACGCCCGGGGTGATCACCATGGAACTCGATGACCTGGTCGTCGTGTTCAACGCGACGCCGACCGCGCGGAAGCAGACCGTCGACGCGCTCGCCGGGACGGGATACCGGCTGCACCCGGTGCAGGCGGCGGGGTCGGACCCCACCGTCAGGACCGCTTCGTACGTCTCGGAGTCCGGCACGTTCGCCGTGCCGGGCCGGACCGTCGCAGTGTTCTCCCGGACGACCCCCTAG